In one window of Burkholderia cenocepacia DNA:
- a CDS encoding MFS transporter, producing the protein MATSTQSLPGSSGAFEEATYRKVSWRLVPLLLLCYVVAYLDRVNVGFAKLQMASDLNLSDTVYGLGAGIFFFGYFLFEVPSNIILHRVGARVWIARIMATWGVISILTMFVTTPAMFYVMRFLLGVAEAGFFPGVILYLTYWYPAHRRGRMTTFFMTAVALSGVIGGPISGFILKAFDGVSGWHGWQWLFLLEGIPSVLAGVLVFFTLDERIAKATWLTDEEKALLARNVDAEEATKEDLPLGAVMSSPRVWLMALIYFSFVMGLYGVGFWLPTIIKATGVTDTFMIGLLSAIPYAAAVVAMILIARSADKRRERRWHLAIPAAIGAVGLVLSVIWAHQTALAMLGLTLATIGILTTLPLFWSLPTAFLGGTAAAAGIAMINSIGNLAGFLSPYLMGWLKQVTGTNDAGMYMLAGFLVLGGLLALSVPKRLVDK; encoded by the coding sequence ATGGCAACATCGACGCAGTCACTGCCGGGCTCGTCCGGCGCATTCGAGGAAGCAACCTACCGCAAGGTGTCGTGGCGGCTCGTGCCGCTCCTCCTGCTGTGCTACGTGGTCGCGTATCTCGACCGCGTGAACGTCGGGTTCGCGAAGCTGCAGATGGCGAGCGACCTGAACCTGAGCGATACCGTGTACGGGCTCGGCGCCGGGATCTTCTTCTTCGGCTATTTCCTGTTCGAGGTGCCGAGCAACATCATCCTGCACCGGGTGGGCGCCCGCGTGTGGATCGCCCGCATCATGGCGACATGGGGCGTGATCTCGATCCTGACGATGTTCGTCACGACGCCCGCGATGTTCTACGTGATGCGCTTCCTGCTCGGCGTCGCCGAAGCGGGCTTCTTCCCCGGCGTGATCCTCTACCTCACCTACTGGTACCCCGCGCACCGGCGCGGCCGGATGACGACGTTCTTCATGACGGCCGTCGCGCTGTCCGGCGTGATCGGCGGCCCGATCTCGGGCTTCATCCTGAAGGCGTTCGACGGCGTGAGCGGCTGGCACGGCTGGCAATGGCTGTTCCTGCTCGAAGGCATTCCGTCGGTGCTCGCCGGCGTGCTCGTGTTCTTCACGCTCGACGAGCGGATCGCGAAGGCGACGTGGCTGACGGACGAAGAAAAGGCACTGCTCGCCCGCAACGTCGACGCGGAGGAAGCCACCAAGGAGGACCTGCCGCTCGGCGCCGTGATGTCGAGCCCGCGCGTCTGGCTGATGGCGCTGATCTATTTCTCGTTCGTGATGGGGCTCTACGGCGTCGGCTTCTGGCTGCCGACGATCATCAAGGCGACGGGCGTGACCGACACGTTCATGATCGGCCTGCTGTCGGCGATTCCGTATGCGGCCGCGGTGGTCGCGATGATCCTGATCGCGCGCAGCGCGGACAAGCGCCGCGAACGCCGCTGGCACCTCGCGATTCCGGCCGCGATCGGCGCGGTCGGCCTCGTGCTGTCGGTGATCTGGGCGCACCAGACGGCCCTCGCGATGCTCGGCCTCACGCTCGCGACGATCGGCATCCTGACGACGCTGCCGCTGTTCTGGAGCCTGCCGACCGCGTTCCTCGGCGGCACGGCCGCCGCCGCCGGCATCGCGATGATCAACTCGATCGGCAACCTCGCCGGCTTCCTGAGCCCGTACCTGATGGGCTGGCTCAAGCAGGTGACCGGCACCAACGATGCGGGCATGTACATGCTGGCCGGGTTCCTCGTGCTCGGCGGGCTGCTGGCGCTGTCGGTGCCGAAGCGGCTCGTCGACAAGTGA
- a CDS encoding helix-turn-helix domain-containing protein, translating to MFHTVEDTAARLRVHPKTVLRFIRDGKLRATRVGRAYRILDTDLAAFARTEPASPAPRAVRVTSIVDIPDASQSLHQYLSRSLHAMASGRASYVDPVRIDVTFDPASSMVKIIVTATPADTAALMSSLDMLLQQSGT from the coding sequence ATGTTCCACACCGTCGAAGACACCGCCGCCCGCCTGCGCGTCCATCCGAAGACCGTCCTGCGGTTCATTCGCGACGGCAAGCTGCGCGCGACGCGGGTCGGCCGTGCCTACCGCATCCTCGACACCGACCTCGCCGCGTTCGCCCGGACGGAGCCGGCCTCGCCCGCGCCGCGTGCGGTGCGCGTCACCAGCATCGTCGACATTCCCGATGCGTCGCAGTCGCTGCACCAGTACCTGTCGCGGTCGCTGCACGCGATGGCGTCCGGCCGCGCATCGTACGTCGACCCCGTGCGAATCGACGTCACGTTCGATCCCGCCTCGAGCATGGTCAAGATCATCGTGACCGCGACACCGGCCGACACGGCCGCGCTGATGTCGTCACTCGACATGCTGCTCCAGCAAAGCGGGACATGA
- a CDS encoding alpha/beta fold hydrolase translates to MSAIFKSPRHARAIRAAYAVALSHWPAGHRRVTVQTRHGATHVIACGPEHAPPVVLIHGAQTTAASWQHHATDWATHFRLYAIDVIGEAGPSAPSRPPLAGDAYAQWLDDVLDGLQVSRAAFVGISLGARTALDFALRRPPRVTRLALLCPSGIGRQKPFLWWALPLLLLGDAGRACVRRRVLGRLPPASTPAERDALALMRAVDRGFRPRIEPVPVFDDTMLRTLSMPVLAIVGGRDVMLDSRDTQDRLARLVPHAQVRFLPEQPHFIRGQRDTVRTFLSSTDTLDMPHRIVQAAGSRVLVRDPSAGLVQRESDALDLVALAHEHEADWIAVAADTLHDDFYRLDSGLAGVVLQKLTNYGVRLGVVGDIDRRLARSEALRALVRECNRGKSVWFVASEDDLLRRLGA, encoded by the coding sequence ATGAGCGCAATCTTCAAGTCACCCCGCCATGCCCGCGCGATTCGCGCCGCTTACGCGGTCGCGCTGTCGCACTGGCCGGCCGGGCATCGGCGCGTCACCGTGCAAACGCGTCATGGCGCGACGCACGTCATCGCCTGCGGTCCAGAACACGCGCCACCGGTCGTACTGATCCACGGCGCACAGACGACGGCGGCAAGCTGGCAGCATCACGCGACCGACTGGGCGACGCACTTCCGGCTCTACGCGATCGACGTGATCGGCGAAGCGGGACCGAGCGCGCCGTCGCGCCCGCCGCTCGCTGGCGACGCCTATGCGCAGTGGCTCGACGACGTGCTCGACGGCCTGCAGGTGTCGCGCGCCGCGTTCGTCGGCATCTCGCTCGGCGCGCGAACGGCGCTCGATTTCGCGTTGCGGCGGCCGCCGCGCGTCACCCGGCTCGCGCTGCTCTGCCCGTCCGGCATCGGCAGGCAGAAGCCGTTTCTGTGGTGGGCGCTGCCGCTGTTGCTGCTCGGCGATGCCGGGCGCGCATGCGTGCGGCGGCGCGTGCTGGGTCGCCTGCCACCCGCGTCGACGCCGGCCGAACGGGACGCGCTCGCCCTGATGCGCGCCGTCGATCGCGGCTTTCGGCCGCGCATCGAGCCGGTTCCGGTATTCGACGACACCATGCTCCGCACGTTGTCGATGCCCGTGCTGGCGATCGTCGGAGGCCGCGACGTGATGCTCGATTCCCGCGACACGCAGGATCGCCTGGCGCGCCTCGTGCCGCACGCGCAGGTGCGGTTTCTTCCCGAGCAGCCTCACTTCATCCGCGGGCAGCGCGACACCGTGCGCACTTTTCTCTCATCGACGGACACGCTCGACATGCCCCATCGAATCGTTCAGGCCGCCGGCAGCCGCGTGCTGGTCCGCGATCCTTCCGCCGGCCTCGTGCAACGGGAAAGCGACGCGCTCGATCTCGTCGCGCTCGCGCACGAGCATGAAGCCGACTGGATCGCGGTCGCAGCGGACACGCTGCATGACGACTTCTACCGGCTCGACAGCGGGCTGGCCGGCGTCGTGCTGCAAAAGCTGACCAACTACGGCGTCCGGCTCGGCGTGGTCGGCGACATCGACCGCCGGCTCGCGCGCAGCGAAGCGCTGCGCGCGCTCGTTCGCGAGTGCAATCGCGGAAAATCGGTCTGGTTCGTCGCGAGCGAGGACGACCTGCTGCGCAGGCTCGGCGCGTAA
- a CDS encoding heme biosynthesis protein HemY, which translates to MTLRGIVWLAVLFAIAAALATVGRFDAGQVLLVYPPYRIDVSLNLFVIAIVVLFIVVYALLRIVRNIWRMPQRVAAYRARSRNEKAQASLRDAIANLYAGRFSRAEKAAREALTVDANLGAASLVGATAAHRMHEYARRDDWLSKVDAPEWQDARLLAAADMRADARDADGALAALADMQAGGKRIHAQQVALRAQQQLKNWAEVLKLAKALEKREALHPAAAVRLRQQAAENLLRERRHDPDALLEVWQSLSPVERQSPRLADLAAELLVPLERRNEARRIVEDALAHNWDARLLRRYPDTAGADALPLIQKAEGWKKDHPEDADLLFALGRLCQQQQLWGKAQSFLESALKLADNEALKVRAHRALARLFEHLGETDKAAKHYRESALAITVV; encoded by the coding sequence ATGACGCTTCGAGGAATCGTCTGGCTCGCGGTCCTGTTCGCGATCGCCGCGGCGCTCGCCACCGTCGGCCGTTTCGACGCGGGGCAGGTGCTGCTCGTCTATCCGCCGTACCGGATCGACGTGTCGCTGAACCTGTTCGTGATCGCCATCGTCGTGCTGTTCATCGTCGTGTACGCGCTGCTGCGCATCGTGCGCAACATCTGGCGCATGCCGCAGCGGGTCGCCGCGTATCGGGCGCGTTCGCGCAACGAGAAGGCGCAGGCGTCGCTGCGCGATGCGATCGCGAACCTGTACGCGGGCCGCTTCTCGCGTGCGGAGAAGGCCGCGCGTGAAGCGCTGACCGTCGACGCGAACCTGGGCGCCGCGAGTCTCGTCGGGGCCACGGCCGCGCACCGGATGCACGAGTACGCGCGCCGCGACGACTGGCTGTCGAAGGTCGACGCGCCCGAATGGCAGGATGCACGGCTACTTGCGGCGGCCGACATGCGCGCGGACGCCCGCGACGCCGACGGCGCGCTCGCCGCGCTGGCCGACATGCAGGCCGGCGGCAAGCGCATTCATGCGCAGCAGGTCGCGTTGCGTGCCCAGCAGCAACTGAAGAACTGGGCCGAGGTGCTGAAGCTCGCGAAGGCGCTCGAAAAGCGCGAGGCGCTGCATCCGGCCGCGGCCGTGCGGCTGCGCCAGCAGGCAGCGGAAAACCTGCTGCGCGAACGCCGGCACGATCCGGACGCGCTGCTCGAAGTGTGGCAGTCGCTGTCGCCGGTCGAGCGCCAGTCGCCGCGTCTGGCCGATCTCGCGGCCGAGCTGCTGGTGCCGCTCGAGCGCCGCAACGAAGCGCGCCGCATCGTCGAGGACGCGCTCGCGCACAACTGGGATGCACGCCTGCTGCGCCGTTACCCGGACACGGCCGGCGCCGATGCGCTGCCGCTGATCCAGAAGGCCGAAGGCTGGAAGAAGGATCATCCGGAAGATGCCGACCTGCTGTTCGCGCTCGGCCGCCTCTGCCAGCAGCAGCAGCTGTGGGGCAAGGCCCAGTCGTTCCTCGAATCGGCGCTGAAGCTGGCCGACAACGAGGCGCTGAAGGTGCGGGCGCATCGTGCGCTCGCCCGCCTGTTCGAGCACCTCGGCGAAACCGACAAGGCCGCGAAGCACTACCGCGAAAGCGCGCTCGCGATCACCGTCGTGTGA
- the hemDX gene encoding fused uroporphyrinogen-III synthase HemD/membrane protein HemX — MAGGARAFTAVLTRPDGQSDALAAQLADAGCDVLEFPLIDIAPVDDPAPLDAAFAALADYALVIFVSPNAIDRALARYDAIWPNALPVGVVGPGSVAALERHGIAAPAHRVIAPQAPADGGVPHYDSESLFASIEVAFGGAQALAGKRVLIVRGDGGREWLAERLREAGADVTLVAAYRRVVPEPRVGAWERVHALLDGQPHGWLVTSSEGVRNLHELARAHLNEAEIDALKHAPLVTPHPRIEQTARALGFDRITLTGAGDERIVRAFRTMADEAVQPATAVPVTKRMTDTNDSKSVASQPAAASAPPSSPPYLAPEPRARRGGSAVLWFVVVVLGCAAGVGGYALNRKIDRLDGTFVARQKALDAQAAETRLKTEQALASTHQVDTQLAQLDGKLADAQSAQQALQQQYQDLSRNRDAWMLEEVDQMLSSASQQLQLTGNTQLALIALQNADARLATSQSAQAVTVRKALALDIEKLKAAPTADLTGLAIKLDDAIARIDALPLSGEAIVPHAAPKAAPVDAASSVAAGEPRWKVWWHDFSAGLGQQLRGLVQVRRIDNADAMLASPDQGYFVRENVKLRLLTARLSLLARNDSAMKADLHAAQASLGKYFDQASKDTQTVEDLLKQVDGASLTVAVPNLNTSLNAVQQFKSRG; from the coding sequence ATGGCGGGCGGCGCGCGCGCGTTCACCGCTGTCCTGACGCGTCCGGACGGCCAGTCCGACGCGCTTGCGGCGCAACTGGCCGATGCCGGTTGCGACGTGCTCGAATTCCCGCTGATCGATATCGCGCCGGTCGACGATCCGGCGCCGCTCGACGCCGCGTTCGCGGCGCTGGCCGACTACGCGCTGGTGATCTTCGTGTCGCCGAATGCGATCGACCGCGCGCTCGCGCGGTACGACGCGATCTGGCCGAATGCGCTGCCGGTCGGCGTGGTCGGGCCCGGCAGCGTCGCGGCGCTCGAGCGCCACGGCATCGCGGCGCCCGCGCATCGCGTGATCGCGCCGCAGGCGCCGGCCGACGGCGGCGTGCCCCATTACGATTCGGAGAGCCTGTTCGCGAGCATCGAGGTCGCGTTCGGCGGCGCGCAGGCGCTCGCGGGCAAGCGCGTGCTGATCGTGCGCGGCGACGGCGGGCGCGAATGGCTCGCCGAGCGCCTGCGCGAGGCCGGCGCGGACGTCACGCTCGTCGCCGCGTACCGGCGCGTCGTGCCGGAGCCGCGCGTCGGCGCGTGGGAGCGCGTGCACGCGTTGCTCGACGGCCAGCCGCATGGGTGGCTCGTCACGAGCTCGGAAGGCGTGCGCAACCTGCACGAGCTTGCGCGGGCCCATCTGAACGAGGCCGAGATCGATGCGCTCAAGCATGCGCCGCTCGTCACGCCGCACCCGCGGATCGAGCAGACCGCGCGGGCATTGGGTTTTGATAGGATTACGCTGACCGGCGCGGGCGATGAGCGCATCGTCCGCGCGTTTCGAACGATGGCCGACGAGGCCGTCCAACCGGCGACAGCCGTACCGGTGACTAAACGCATGACAGATACCAACGATTCCAAAAGCGTCGCTTCCCAGCCGGCCGCTGCATCCGCACCGCCGTCCAGCCCCCCTTATCTCGCGCCCGAGCCGCGTGCGCGCCGCGGCGGCAGCGCGGTGCTGTGGTTCGTCGTCGTCGTGCTCGGCTGCGCGGCGGGTGTCGGCGGCTACGCGCTGAACCGCAAGATCGACCGGCTCGACGGCACGTTCGTCGCGCGCCAGAAGGCGCTCGACGCGCAAGCGGCCGAAACGCGGCTGAAGACCGAGCAGGCGCTCGCCAGCACGCACCAGGTCGACACGCAGCTCGCGCAGCTCGACGGCAAGCTCGCCGATGCGCAGAGCGCGCAGCAGGCGCTGCAGCAGCAATACCAGGACCTGTCGCGCAACCGCGACGCGTGGATGCTCGAGGAAGTCGACCAGATGCTGTCGAGCGCGAGCCAGCAGCTTCAACTGACCGGCAACACGCAACTCGCGCTGATCGCGCTGCAGAACGCCGACGCGCGTCTCGCGACGTCGCAGAGCGCGCAGGCCGTCACGGTGCGCAAGGCGCTCGCGCTGGACATCGAGAAGCTGAAGGCCGCGCCTACGGCCGATCTCACCGGCCTCGCGATCAAGCTCGACGACGCGATCGCCAGGATCGACGCGCTGCCGCTGTCCGGCGAGGCGATCGTGCCGCACGCGGCGCCGAAGGCCGCGCCGGTCGACGCCGCCTCGTCGGTCGCCGCCGGCGAGCCGCGCTGGAAGGTGTGGTGGCACGACTTCTCGGCCGGCCTCGGCCAGCAACTGAGGGGCCTCGTGCAGGTGCGCCGGATCGACAACGCGGACGCGATGCTCGCGTCGCCCGACCAGGGCTACTTCGTGCGCGAGAACGTGAAGCTGCGCCTGCTGACCGCACGGCTGTCGCTGCTGGCGCGCAACGACAGCGCGATGAAGGCCGACCTGCACGCCGCCCAGGCGTCGCTCGGGAAGTATTTCGATCAGGCGTCGAAGGACACGCAGACCGTCGAGGATCTGCTCAAGCAGGTCGACGGCGCATCGCTGACGGTCGCGGTGCCGAACCTGAACACGAGCCTGAACGCCGTTCAGCAGTTCAAGAGCCGGGGGTAA
- the hemC gene encoding hydroxymethylbilane synthase, producing MNSETPAAGPQQAQPPATLTIASRESRLAMWQAEHVRDALRKLYPACDVKILGMTTRGDQILDRTLSKVGGKGLFVKELEAALADGRADLAVHSLKDVPMALPDGFSLAAIMEREDPRDAFVSNDYASLDALPAGAVVGTSSLRREAMLRSRYPHLEVLPLRGNLDTRLAKLDRGDYAAIILAAAGLKRLGLEARIRALLDVEASPPAAGQGALGIEIAAHRDDVAAWLASLHDPQTALAVEAERMVSRALGGSCEVPLAAHAVWRAGELYLTGRVSTTDGKRVLTAEECGAVVTVADALALGRAVSDELEAQGALDIVQALLASSQAAGKGDA from the coding sequence ATGAATTCCGAGACCCCCGCGGCCGGGCCGCAGCAGGCACAGCCGCCCGCGACGTTGACGATTGCTTCGCGCGAGAGCCGCCTGGCGATGTGGCAAGCCGAACATGTGCGTGATGCGCTGCGCAAATTATATCCAGCTTGTGACGTGAAAATCCTCGGGATGACGACGCGCGGCGATCAGATTCTCGATCGCACGCTGTCGAAGGTCGGCGGCAAGGGCCTGTTCGTGAAGGAACTGGAAGCCGCGCTGGCTGACGGCCGCGCCGATCTCGCCGTGCATTCGCTGAAGGACGTGCCGATGGCGCTGCCCGACGGCTTCTCGCTCGCCGCGATCATGGAACGCGAAGACCCGCGCGACGCCTTCGTGTCGAACGATTACGCGTCGCTCGACGCGCTGCCGGCCGGCGCGGTGGTCGGTACGTCGAGCCTGCGTCGCGAGGCGATGCTGCGTTCGCGTTATCCGCATCTCGAGGTCCTGCCGCTGCGCGGCAACCTCGACACGCGGCTCGCGAAGCTCGACCGCGGCGACTACGCGGCGATCATCCTCGCGGCCGCCGGCCTGAAACGCCTCGGCCTCGAAGCGCGGATTCGTGCGCTGCTCGACGTCGAGGCCAGCCCGCCCGCGGCCGGCCAGGGCGCGCTCGGCATCGAGATCGCCGCGCACCGCGACGACGTCGCCGCGTGGCTCGCGTCGCTGCATGACCCGCAGACCGCGCTCGCGGTCGAGGCCGAGCGGATGGTGTCGCGCGCGCTCGGCGGCAGTTGCGAGGTGCCGCTCGCCGCGCATGCGGTGTGGCGCGCGGGCGAGCTGTACCTGACGGGACGCGTGTCGACCACCGACGGCAAGCGCGTGCTGACGGCCGAGGAATGCGGTGCGGTCGTGACCGTCGCCGATGCGCTCGCGCTCGGCCGCGCGGTGTCCGACGAACTCGAGGCGCAAGGCGCGCTCGACATCGTCCAGGCGCTGCTCGCGAGCTCGCAGGCCGCGGGCAAGGGCGACGCCTGA